In Mus caroli chromosome 9, CAROLI_EIJ_v1.1, whole genome shotgun sequence, a single window of DNA contains:
- the LOC110301443 gene encoding LOW QUALITY PROTEIN: DNA replication licensing factor MCM2-like (The sequence of the model RefSeq protein was modified relative to this genomic sequence to represent the inferred CDS: substituted 1 base at 1 genomic stop codon) has product MAESSESLSAASSPARQRRRISDPLTSSPGRSSRRADALTSSPGRDLPPFEDESEGLLGTEGPMEEEEDGEELIGDGMERDYRPIPELDVYEAEGLALDDEDVEELTASQREAAERTMRQRDREAGRGLGRMRRGLLYDSNEEDEERPARKRRXVERATEDGEEDEEMIESIENLEDLKGHSVREWVSMAGPRLEIHHRFKNFLRTHVDSHGHNVFKEXISDMCKENRESLVVNYEDLAAREHVLAYFLPEAPAELLQIFDEAALEVVLAMYPKYDRITNHIHVRISHLPLVEELRSLRQLHLNQLIRTSGVVTSCTGVLPQLSMVKYNCSKCNFVLGPFCQSQNQEVKPGSCPECQSAGPFEINMEETIYQNYQRIRIQESPGKVAAGXLPRSKDAILLADLVDSCKPGDEIELTSIYHNNYDGSLNTANGFPVFATIILANHVAKKDNKVAVGELTDEDVKMVTGLSKDQQIGEKIFASIAPSIYGHEDIKRGLALAQFGGEPKNPGGKHKVRGDINVLLCGDPGTAKSQFLKYIEKVSSRAIFTTGQGASAVGLTAYVQRHPVSREWTLEAGALVLADRGVCLIDEFDKMNDQDRTSIHEAMEQQSISISKAGIVTSLQARCTVIAAANPIGGRYDPSLTFSENVDLTEPIISRFDVLCVVRDTVDPVQDEMLAHFVVGSHVRHHPSNKKDEGXTNGGPLEPAMPNTYGMEPLPQEVLKXYIIYAKERVHPKLNQMDQDKVARMYSDLRKESMATGSIPITVRHIESMIRMAEAHARMHLRDYVMEDDVNMAIRVMMESFIDTQKFSVMRSMRKTFARYLSFRQDNNDLLLFILKQLVAEQVTYQRNRFGAQQDTIEIPEKDLMDKARQINIHNLSAFYDSDLFKFNKFSRDLKRKLILQQF; this is encoded by the coding sequence ATGGCGGAGTCTTCTGAGTCTCTCTCNGCAGCATCTAGCCCTGCCCGTCAGCGGCGCCGGATCAGTGATCCCCTCACCTCCAGCCCAGGCCGCAGCTCCAGACGTGCTGACGCCCTGACCTCCAGCCCTGGCAGAGACCTCCCCCCATTTGAAGATGAGTCTGAGGGGCTGCTGGGCACNGAGGGGcccatggaggaagaagaggatggagaggaactCATTGGTGATGGCATGGAGAGAGACTACCGTCCCATTCCGGAGCTCGATGTCTACGAGGCAGAGGGATTGGCCCTGGATGATGAAGATGTGGAGGAGCTGACAGCCAGTCAGAGAGAGGCAGCTGAGCGGACCATGAGGCAGCGGGACCGTGAGGCTGGCAGAGGCCTGGGACGCATGCGCCGGGGGCTGCTCTATGACAGTAACGAGGAAGATGAGGAGCGGCCTGCCCGTAAGCGCCGCCANGTAGAACGCGCCACAGAGGATGGCGAGGAGGATGAAGAGATGATCGAGAGTATTGAGAACCTGGAGGACCTCAAGGGCCACTCAGTGCGCGAGTGGGTGAGCATGGCAGGGCCCAGGCTGGAGATCCACCACCGCTTCAAGAACTTCCTGCGCACCCACGTGGACAGCCATGGCCACAACGTCTTCAAGGAGCNCATCAGTGATATGTGCAAAGAGAACCGTGAGAGTTTGGTGGTAAATTATGAAGACCTGGCAGCCCGGGAGCACGTGTTGGCATACTTCCTGCCGGAAGCACCGGCTGAGTTGCTGCAGATCTTTGACGAGGCTGCCCTGGAGGTCGTGCTGGCCATGTACCCTAAATATGACCGTATCACCAACCACATCCATGTGCGCATCTCCCACCTGCCTCTGGTGGAGGAGCTGCGTTCACTGAGGCAGTTGCACCTGAACCAGCTGATCCGTACCAGTGGCGTGGTGACCAGCTGCACCGGAGTCCTGCCCCAGCTCAGCATGGTCAAGTACAACTGTAGCAAGTGCAACTTTGTACTGGGGCCTTTCTGCCAGTCCCAGAACCAGGAGGTGAAGCCTGGNTCCTGCCCTGAGTGCCAGTCTGCTGGGCCCTTTGAGATCAACATGGAGGAGACCATCTATCAGAACTACCAACGTATCCGCATCCAGGAGAGTCCGGGCAAGGTGGCGGCTGGCTGACTGCCCCGTTCCAAGGATGCCATTCTCCTCGCTGATCTGGTGGACAGCTGCAAGCCAGGGGACGAGATAGAGCTGACCAGCATTTACCACAATAACTATGACGGCTCGCTTAACACCGCCAACGGCTTTCCAGTCTTTGCCACTATCATCTTGGCCAACCATGTTGCCAAGAAGGACAACAAAGTCGCTGTGGGGGAGCTCACCGATGAGGACGTGAAGATGGTCACCGGTCTCTCCAAGGATCAGCAAATTGGAGAGAAGATCTTTGCCAGCATTGCACCCTCCATCTATGGGCATGAAGACATCAAGAGAGGCCTGGCTCTGGCCCAGTTTGGAGGGGAGCCCAAGAATCCAGGTGGAAAGCACAAGGTTCGAGGTGACATTAATGTGCTCTTGTGTGGGGACCCTGGCACAGCAAAGTCCCAATTCCTCAAATACATCGAGAAAGTGTCTAGCCGTGCCATCTTCACCACTGGCCAGGGTGCNTCAGCCGTGGGTCTCACCGCATACGTTCAGCGGCATCCCGTCAGCAGAGAGTGGACCTTAGAGGCGGGGGCCCTGGTTCTGGCTGACCGGGGTGTGTGTCTCATTGATGAGTTTGACAAGATGAATGACCAGGACAGGACCAGCATCCACGAGGCCATGGAACAGCAAAGCATCTCCATCTCCAAGGCTGGCATCGTTACCTCGCTGCAAGCCCGCTGCACTGTCATAGCTGCTGCCAACCCCATAGGAGGCCGCTATGACCCTTCACTGACCTTCTCAGAGAATGTAGACCTCACAGAGCCCATCATTTCCCGCTTTGATGTCCTGTGTGTGGTGAGGGACACTGTTGATCCAGTTCAGGATGAGATGCTGGCCCACTTTGTGGTTGGCAGCCACGTCAGACACCACCCCAGCAACAAGAAGGATGAAGGGNTGACTAACGGTGGCCCCTTGGAGCCGGCCATGCCCAACACATACGGCATGGAGCCCCTGCCTCAGGAGGTGCTGAAGNAGTATATCATTTATGCCAAGGAGAGGGTCCACCCGAAGCTCAACCAGATGGACCAGGATAAAGTGGCCAGGATGTACAGTGACCTGAGGAAGGAGTCCATGGCAACGGGCAGCATTCCCATCACGGTGCGCCACATCGAGTCCATGATCCGCATGGCCGAGGCCCATGCACGCATGCACCTGCGGGACTACGTGATGGAAGACGATGTCAACATGGCCATCCGCGTGATGATGGAGAGCTTCATTGACACCCAGAAGTTCAGCGTCATGCGGAGTATGCGCAAGACTTTTGCCCGGTATCTCTCCTTCCGGCAAGATAACAATGATCTGCTGCTCTTCATACTGAAGCAGTTGGTGGCTGAGCAGGTGACATATCAACGCAACCGCTTTGGGGCCCAGCAGGACACCATTGAAATACCTGAGAAGGATCTGATGGACAAGGCCAGGCAAATCAATATCCACAACCTCTCTGCCTTCTACGACAGCGACCTCTTCAAATTCAACAAGTTCAGCCGTGACCTGAAACGCAAACTGATCCTACAGCAGTTCTGA